The proteins below come from a single Aegilops tauschii subsp. strangulata cultivar AL8/78 chromosome 6, Aet v6.0, whole genome shotgun sequence genomic window:
- the LOC109775283 gene encoding protein GRAVITROPIC IN THE LIGHT 1, which produces MIRPSSKESLNYDNNSQKVYPQPIDENMNQNMGSMIGRIFNNISSLKAAYIQLQEAHTPYDPDKIQTADKLVIDELTSLSELKHTYRERNPKPVAASPQDSRLLSEIQEQQNLLKTYEVMVKKFQSQIQNRDTEITHLQQQTDEAKHRKTKLEKKLKQRGLLNKESEESDEEESYFSVELTPSLFTSTADNAYQSIHEFSKPLINMMKAAGWDLDAAANAIEPDVVYTRRAHKKYAFESYICQRIFSGFHQENFLIDAANATVSNEAFFHQFLAVRAMDPLDVLSQNPDSVFGKFCRSKYLLLVHPKMEGSFFGNMDQRNYVMSGGHPRTPFYQAFLKLAKSIWLLHRLAYSFDPKVRVFQVKKASEFSEIHMESVVKNIVLDENAERPRVDLMVMPGFLIGTSVIQSRVYLSGVKCDD; this is translated from the coding sequence ATGATCCGGCCCAGCTCCAAGGAGTCACTTAATTATGACAACAATAGCCAGAAAGTTTATCCTCAACCAATTGATGAAAATATGAATCAGAACATGGGCAGTATGATTGGAAGAATATTCAACAACATATCCTCTTTAAAGGCTGCATACATTCAGCTGCAGGAAGCTCACACCCCATATGACCCGGACAAGATACAAACTGCTGATAAGCTTGTCATAGATGAGCTCACGAGCCTTTCAGAACTCAAACATACTTACAGAGAGAGAAATCCTAAGCCAGTAGCAGCATCACCTCAAGATTCACGCTTGCTTTCTGAAATACAGGAGCAGCAAAACTTGTTAAAGACGTACGAGGTCATGGTAAAGAAGTTCCAGTCCCAGATCCAGAATAGAGATACTGAGATTACCCACTTACAGCAGCAAACCGATGAGGCCAAACATCGGAAAACAAAACTGGAGAAGAAATTGAAGCAAAGGGGCTTACTTAACAAGGAATCAGAGGAATCTGATGAAGAAGAGAGCTATTTCTCTGTTGAGCTGACACCAAGCTTGTTTACATCTACTGCTGATAACGCATACCAATCAATACATGAGTTCTCAAAGCCCTTGATCAACATGATGAAAGCTGCAGGTTGGGATCTTGATGCTGCTGCTAACGCAATTGAACCTGATGTAGTTTACACAAGGAGAGCTCACAAGAAGTATGCATTTGAGTCTTATATCTGCCAGAGAATCTTCAGTGGTTTCCATCAAGAGAACTTCTTGATTGACGCTGCTAATGCCACTGTTTCCAATGAGGCTTTCTTCCATCAATTCCTTGCAGTACGAGCCATGGATCCTTTGGATGTATTGAGCCAAAACCCAGATTCAGTTTTCGGAAAGTTCTGCAGAAGCAAATACCTACTGCTTGTGCACCCAAAGATGGAAGGTTCTTTCTTCGGCAACATGGATCAGAGAAACTACGTCATGAGTGGCGGGCATCCAAGGACACCTTTCTATCAGGCATTTCTCAAGTTGGCGAAGTCCATATGGTTGTTGCACAGGCTGGCCTACTCTTTCGACCCAAAGGTCAGGGTCTTCCAAGTGAAGAAGGCAAGCGAGTTCTCAGAGATTCACATGGAAAGCGTTGTGAAGAACATCGTCTTGGATGAGAATGCCGAGAGGCCTAGAGTCGACTTGATGGTGATGCCTGGTTTCTTGATCGGGACTAGCGTCATACAGTCTCGAGTGTACCTTTCTGGTGTAAAGTGTGACGACTGA